The Cynocephalus volans isolate mCynVol1 chromosome 5, mCynVol1.pri, whole genome shotgun sequence genomic sequence ggtgtgtgtgtgtgctgccgcTACAGTGCTGATACACACTGGTTCTTCTGGAAGGTTCCCTGCCATCAGGACTGTCCTGGGGCTGATTATTGGCCGGGCCTGCCTCcacaggggaaaaaagaatagacAAGTCTGAGGAGCCTCCTGTAGTTTTTCTCCCTGCCCTCTGGGGACAGGTAGTGCCCACCAGCCACCCTACAGCTCCTCACCCTGCCTGGGTTCTACCTGGCTCTGCCCCCGGTACCCAGAAGGTGGCAGTATTGCTCCACCCACAGAAGCCCTTCCAGGTCCAGGAAGGTTTGTCCTCCTTTACCCCCACATCCCCACTTCTGTGGCAGGGTCCCCCTTTGAGGGAGTGGAGGGATGGGTTGTGGGGAGGACAGGCTTCCAAAGTCTGGGCGGACGTGAGAGTCTCTCTGGACCTGAAGCTACATCCCTTAATCCAGGGAGcagacagacccacagaccaTCTTTCTTCCACTCTCAGAACAAAGGAACAAACCTGCTTTCCCAGCTGCCTGGCCTACAGCAGGTTTCTGACACCTCCTGCTACCTGTCAGGCTCCCTGGACTGTGTGATCCCTCCCAACCCTGGTGACTGAAGGTTGGGGCTGGTAATGGAAGAGAACTTTCTTACCATAGTTGGAGGCTTTGCTCATTAGGctgtttttctccttctccagAGACTTCCTATAAGGGAGGGAAGGAGTTTAATAGCTACAGCCCTTTCCTGCCTGAGGGGTGGCTAACACACCAGAGCAGGTTGGACAAGGTGGACAAGGGCTAAGGGCTGAGGTTGGTctcgggtgggtgggtgggtggtagAGGGATCCAGACGCTCCTGACTCGGGCCTAGTTCACTTTGGGAACCCAGGACAGTTACAAGGGGCAGGAGAAGGGTGGGGTGGCTGGGTGGGAGCATTACCTGGCCTCTGGGCTCAGCTCTGTCCTGTAGAGCCTGGAATTCACGGCTTCCAGGTCTCTCCGACACTGGGACAACTTCTCCTCTAGCCCATCGATCTGAAATATATAGCAGACAGACATGGGCTGTAGAGCCTTTAACTTTCAAAAcattgggggtggagggagcccCTAGGAGTCTTCTTGAACAGGTTCCTCTCCAACACCTACCCCAGGCCATTTTAATTCTTGCTGGGCAGGGCACTCAGGCAGCCTTCTCTGGAGCTTCTTTGTTTTGCTGTCCTTTACATCCATGAGGGTTCAGCTCTGAGCCGCACAAGGCAGCAGCCTGACCCCCACTGGAAATGGCCATGGGTGCCACTCAGGGTCTCACAGCTGTCCTGACCCTCTGGGCTAACATGAGTTGGGGGCAGAGAGGAGCAGCTCCTCTGTCAGCTCTGTCCCCAGTGTAACACCGAAGTTGGGCTCACAACAGGAGCAACCAGAGCCCTGAAGGCGGCAGGGCCTGCCCCACAGTTGTATCCTAGAATGCAGTGAGATGCTGTGAGAAGGCTCAGTGGCTTGCAAAGCACTGCACACATGTGAGAGCAGGAGATTAGACATCTAGGGGCCAAACAGCAGAggtgtttttcttattgatacATTTCACCTTAATAACCtaggaatatacatttttctgtgAGAACCAATAAAAAttactgagtgaaaaaaagcacAGCTCAAAAacacttctctttctttctgacttgGTTCTTATGCAAAAACATTGCCTATCATCAAGGTGGCTATAATTTGTATGGCAAAATAGCTAGGCTCCTGCAAGGTTGGTTGCCAAAGGAATGTTTTTCCACTTGTTTATAGTTTCAGAGATGTGTTCTTGGGGAATATTTGAGTTGTgggaaaatgctttataaaatcCTAGACTGGGTTGTCCAAGCCTGGGTCCTGGTGTCGTGCATTTGGCATTGAAAGTTTAATCTCCCTGTCCATCCATCTCTGTCTTAGTCTCCAGGTGTCTAATAGGCCATCTAACCTAGGCCTGCTCTGGAGCCCTGCTGACAGGAGCCTAGATTTTGGTGGATGGGAGGGTTTGAAGGGCTCTGTGTCCCTAAAGCAGCTGATTGAAATAACACCTTAGAGCCCCATGATGCTTGATTTTCCATCTCTGACTACACTCATCTACATCCCTGAGAGGGATAGCAAATATAACCTCTACTTCACAAATGGTAGAATGGGGCCCCCCAAATGGAATGGCCTGAGGAGTCAGAGTGGGACACCCCTCTCCTTATTGGTTCCAGCCAGTTCTCTGACCATTACTTTATGGAGTTCCTCCCTGCAGGGGCAGTAATCAATGACTGCAAGTAAGAGTTCCTGCCTCCCAGGCAGGCATTCTGAAGCTAGGTGTCAGGAGAGTAGCATTCAAAGTCTGAGCCTTCTGGCCCTCTCCCTGGCCAGCACCCATCTCAGCCACTTCTGGGTCAGCCACTTTTCTGCTTCCTGAGGTCTGTCTCAAATGATACACCATCACCCCATTCTTTGCAGCCCGAGCTACTGCCAACACCAGCTCTGTAAGCAGGGCCCTGTGGGAGGGAGCAACTGCAGAGATTTGAGTTAATTGCCTGGTTAATTGTGTCATTTCTCCAATGGGCACCCAAAGGGAGCGCTGTCCTGGGAAATAGCCCCAGCCAGGAGATGGGGCTGTCCCTGGGGTGGCCAGAGGCCTTCCTGGAACCTGCACAGCAGGGAAATGAACACAGAGGAGACAAGCTCAGGGAAGTGCAGCAGCAGCCTGATGCCAGAGCTTCAGGCTACTGTGCAGTCTGCCCTTCACAGCAACACTCCCCAGCACACACATGgcccagcacctcaggaccctgAGACTTCCTGCTTCCATCCCAGGTGTAGAAACCACAATCAGGGTACCAAATCCCACACTGGGCCCCAACTAAAGCTTAATTCTTGATGCTCTGCCTCCTCCACGAGGCCTTCCCTGCTGCCCTTGACTGGAGGGGCACCACCCTCCCCCTGGCAGGCCCTCCTCTCATGAGGCTGAGCATATTCTATGCTCTTCCCCAACTCTTATCTTACCTCTAGATGGCGTAAAATGGTGGCACACAGGTTGTCTAGTCCACAGATTGGTCCATTCCCCTCTGGTGCCCATGACCTGCCTGGTCCCTGAGGATGCCTGAGTTTTCACCTCCTGTCCTAGAAGGCACAGTGgccatctgttttcttctttgtgcccATCAAAAGGCCTGGTCTGCtgcagtctttgtcttttcaGCCAGAAAAGTGGGGTTGAGCATGGGTGGGACCAAGGGGCTGGGGACAGATGGTTTAGGTCTCATATAGCAACTGGAGTCTGAAACCCTCCCCTTGTGCCCACAGAAGCTGGaagacagaagcagcagcaactATACATGCACATAAATTATGTACTTTGCAGATTACCCAATGCAAGTCTCACTCCTAGGTTAGATTTCTTCCTGCTGCCGCTTGGGCCAGGCCCTGGTTTGCATGTCATTCTGGGGAGGGAGCAGGTTGGGGATTTCCATCCGTAAACACCTCTAGAAGACTACCAGTTGCCCAAACAAGTGGTAATTGCCCCAGAACAAGGCCAGGAACTTTGCTTTGGCTTTTAAGCTAAGCAAAATCTTAAAATTGAGGTTGGCAAACCACAAGTGGCCAAGCCAATGTGTCATCACGCTCTAGGCAGGGCCTGTGGAGCTGGCAGTTGGGGGCCTTTATCTGAACAAGCCTGATTTATCTGCAGTTCCACCGAATATCCCTACTTTCATTTGCCACCTTTTAATGAGGCTTAAACAGACGAACACAAATCAAGGTTTCAGGGACTCAAGTTCTAACCtctttctatgaatatttatgtccTGCTGACAGCTCTCTCTGATTCCATTCTAAATAGCAAGTTCCCTTCTTCATGACCCAGCTGCTTGAAATGGGCTGAGTGAGGGGAGGCTGAAGCTGTTAGAAGGCTCTTCAGTAGGCCACAAACCTATCCTCTGAAGGTGACCCTGCTGGGTCCTCAGCTCGGGGCCTGGATCAGGAAGATGGCAATCATACAACCTACAGCATTTGCTGAAGCAGAAGCCGGCTCTTGAGCAGTTGTAATAATGGGTGCAGAGACTGCAGGGGACCTGGCTGCAGAAGAGATAGGAAGGAGGGTCAGAATGCTGCTTTTAGTTGTGATGGGGTCAGAAGTGGGGGCTACTGAGTGGAGCTGACCCAGCAAGATGGGAGAGAACCCAGAAAATGGACCTTGAAGGAAGTCTCTAGTTGGATTTTTGGTCAACACACAAGTACACGGATTATGCACTTTGCAGATTACCCAATGTAAGTCTGTAGTCCTTGGTTAGCTATCTCCCCTCCACCAGGCTGAAGGCAACAGAGGACAAGATAGCCAGAATCAGAAGAGAAGACATGGGGGTTAGGACCAGAATAAGGAGACAAATGTCAAGAAACTTCTAGAAGAGTAAGGGTCAGAGCTGGGCAAGCAGTTGAGAGCCCAAGTGCCAGGAAGCCTGAGATCATGGCTCCATGTTAAGTGTAGTGGTAAGGAGCACGGGCTGTAAGCAGtgccccagctctgtcacttacgtATAACTGGGCGAGTTCCTtacttctgtgcctcagttgacTCATGTTAAACAAAGATAATCATGTTTCTTATCTCAAAGTTGTGAGGATGATACAAAGCAGTACAGGTaaggtgcttagaacagtgccttacACAGTAAGAGTTCAATATGTGTTTGCTGTCATTATCATCAGAGAATGGTTTTCAATAGATATTTggggaatgaaaagaaaacaagttaaTCTGTGGCAAGAGTGAAAGTAGGCGATAGAAGTGGGGGTGTGAGATGCAGAAGAATCTCCGTTTGTTGCTGGCTGACAACAGTGAGAGGGCAGCCCTTTCGGCTTGGATTTGGCCATTCCTCATGTCTCTGGAGGGGTTCAGCAGTGCGGGGCCTGCAGGGCAGGCCATCAGAACAGCGACACTTCCACAGGCCAGCTGCCCAGCTGGCTCAGGACATGCATATGAGAACCTCATGGTCCTGCCCAGGACCAAGCTgggtgggctctggagccagggccaAGTTGCACAGGCTGGGCATGGTGGAACCTGAGGATGAGGACACTAGAACAATTGTCCAAGGCAGAACAGGCTCAGGTGAGGTCTGGGAACCAGGGAGTACCTGAGGAAATGTGGAACAGCAGGTGGAGCCTGGCAGCCGGAGTTGGGGTTCACCACACCCATGACGCTAGGAGCCTGGTACCCAGCTAAGCCGGGAGCAGGCATGTGAAGCTCAGAGACTAAGGCAGAAAGAGGCCCAATCAAAGGGATCAGACCAACTCCAGTGTGAAGGGAAAGTTACACTCCCAGGTGGGATAGCGGGCCGACTGAGAGGAAGACGGTGGTGACAGTAAGATGGTGGCTAGCCCATGACTGGCTCAGGTGTTAGGACTTGCCTGGGGCTATGGTGGGCAGCACTGCTGGCTGACTGTCACGGGCAAAGCGGAGACCGCGAAGGCAGGAACCTAGATGGCACACATTCAGGCACAATGTGAGGGCAGAGAGTGTGTGCCCCTGATGTACAATAACAAAGTTAGCAAATTGTGCCTTCTGGTACCTCACAGAGACTGAGGACTTGGCAGGTATGTAACTCCTGGGCAAGAGTTCAGGGGATTGAAAGCAAGTGGGTAAGTGCACAGGGTGTCCTGATGTTCTTGATCCAGAGACCGGTAGTGGCTAAAACCTGCCCATGGAGACTGCTGGGGAGTCAGCCTAGGCAGGGGAGAAGCAGAGCATGTGGGCagaaggagggaaaagggagggaaaaaagaggCATGTAAGGTAGGTAACGGAGAAGGAGCATCCCTCAAGTAGAAGGGTGTTGAAGGTCCCAGGGGGGAGGCTCTGGAGATGGGGATCCAGCAAGTCTGTACTTTAACAAAAAGAACATGAGTCATGTTTCCACACAGGATGAGAACTGCTGCCTTTTGTTATCAGCATGGACAAGCGAGTCCAAGCCTGGTGGGTGGCTTCAAGCAGTGTGTAGAGGAGCAGGCTCAGTGAAGAGAATGTGAGCCCAGGGATCCTCCACAGAGGTGGGATGTCTGCTGCAGAAGAATGAGAAGATCTGAAGTCAGCCTAGCAGTTGAGGTTGGCAGAAGGTGCGCTGAGGGCTTGAGAGGTGCTGGGGATGAGGCCCTAGCCAAGTAGGCCCATCGCTCCTGTTGGCAGGTGCCAAGGGAAGAAAGGGCTTCTTCATTTCCAGCCATTAGGGCAGAACTTTTCCTATGGCCTTCCCCGAGAGCCCCTCTCTCAGATGCAGCTCTGAGCACTGTCTGCTCCTTGGCCTGCCAGTTCAGCAGTCCCAAGACAGATAAGCAATATCCCCTCTGCTGCCTGACTTGGGGAATATCACCTTATTCTCAAAGCTTTAGGGAAGTCTCCCTGGGGTCCTATATGCCATAAAACCACCGTTaagagaaactgtaaaattcaTCTGAAATCCCCAGGAGGCATCTTTTCAGGAATGTGGAGCCACCCGGAATCAAAGCCCCGAATGAGTCCTCTTTAGGGGCAAGGAACCTCATGCCAGGTCACACACAGATAGCTGACCCAGCATACTGTCCAGGTCAGTCCCAAGG encodes the following:
- the CCDC167 gene encoding coiled-coil domain-containing protein 167; translated protein: MTKKKRENLGVALEIDGLEEKLSQCRRDLEAVNSRLYRTELSPEARKSLEKEKNSLMSKASNYEKELKLLRQENRKNMLLSVAIFILLTLVYTYWTM